The following proteins are co-located in the Citrobacter freundii ATCC 8090 = MTCC 1658 = NBRC 12681 genome:
- the ycaR gene encoding protein YcaR yields MDHRLLEIIACPVCNGKLWFNQEKQELICKLDNLAFPLRDGIPVLLETEARVLTADESKS; encoded by the coding sequence ATGGATCATCGTCTGCTTGAAATCATTGCCTGCCCGGTATGCAATGGCAAACTCTGGTTTAACCAGGAAAAACAGGAACTGATTTGTAAACTGGATAACCTTGCTTTCCCACTGCGTGATGGCATTCCTGTGTTACTGGAAACCGAAGCCCGCGTTCTGACTGCTGATGAGAGTAAATCATGA
- a CDS encoding winged helix-turn-helix domain-containing protein: MSLPHLSLTDARHLHLAAQGLLKKTRRRATPADILATISRMSLLQIDTINIVARSPYLVLFSRLGDYSPQWLDDSLQQGELMEYWAHEACFLPRSDFMLIRHRMLAPENMGWKYKAAWMKEHAHEIEQLLQHIQHNGPVRSADFEHPRKGSSGWWEWKPQKRHLEGLFTAGKVMVVERRNFQRVYDLTHRVMPHWDDERDPLSQEDAESVMLDNSARSLGIFREQWLADYYRLKRPALKNWCNERAEQQQIIPVDVEGLGTLWLHSHLQPLLEQALAGKLTATHSAVLSPFDPVVWDRKRAEQLFDFSYRLECYTPAPKRQYGYFVLPLLHRGQLVGRMDAKMHRKTGVLDVISLWLQDGVKPGVTLQKGLFQAIDDFARWQLATRVTLGRYPEGLFADARRGWEIDPAH; this comes from the coding sequence CATCTTCACCTTGCCGCTCAAGGTCTGCTGAAAAAAACACGCCGTCGGGCAACCCCGGCAGATATTCTCGCGACTATTTCGCGCATGTCGTTACTGCAAATCGATACCATCAATATTGTGGCGCGAAGTCCTTACCTGGTGCTGTTTAGTCGTTTAGGCGATTATTCACCCCAATGGCTGGACGACTCGTTACAGCAGGGCGAACTGATGGAATACTGGGCGCACGAGGCCTGCTTTTTGCCGCGCAGCGATTTTATGCTGATACGTCACCGCATGCTGGCCCCGGAGAATATGGGCTGGAAGTATAAAGCGGCGTGGATGAAAGAACATGCTCATGAAATTGAGCAACTGCTCCAGCACATCCAGCATAACGGACCGGTACGATCTGCTGATTTTGAGCATCCACGCAAGGGGAGCAGCGGCTGGTGGGAATGGAAACCGCAAAAGCGTCATCTTGAAGGGCTGTTCACTGCCGGGAAAGTGATGGTGGTGGAACGGCGTAATTTCCAGCGCGTGTATGATTTAACCCATCGCGTCATGCCACACTGGGACGATGAACGCGACCCACTTTCACAGGAAGATGCTGAAAGCGTCATGCTGGATAACAGCGCCCGTAGTCTGGGGATTTTCCGCGAACAATGGCTGGCAGACTACTATCGCCTGAAGCGCCCGGCGCTAAAAAACTGGTGCAACGAACGGGCGGAACAGCAACAGATTATTCCTGTCGACGTTGAAGGGCTGGGAACGCTGTGGCTGCATAGCCACCTTCAGCCGCTACTCGAACAGGCGCTGGCGGGCAAATTAACGGCGACCCACAGCGCAGTGTTATCGCCTTTTGATCCGGTGGTTTGGGATCGTAAACGGGCAGAGCAGCTATTCGATTTTAGCTACCGGCTGGAGTGTTACACGCCAGCACCAAAACGTCAGTACGGTTATTTCGTCTTGCCGTTGCTGCACCGCGGGCAGTTGGTTGGGCGAATGGATGCCAAAATGCACCGTAAAACGGGCGTGCTGGACGTGATTTCGCTGTGGTTACAGGATGGGGTTAAGCCTGGGGTGACTTTGCAAAAAGGATTGTTTCAGGCGATTGACGATTTTGCCCGCTGGCAACTGGCAACACGCGTGACGCTGGGACGTTATCCTGAAGGTTTATTTGCTGATGCACGCCGTGGTTGGGAAATAGACCCAGCCCATTAA